A stretch of Paludisphaera borealis DNA encodes these proteins:
- a CDS encoding DUF1549 and DUF1553 domain-containing protein → MPEIPATPIAPEPAPTVGLTQIQVFPDVIHLTTARDRQSIVVQASYADGITRDVTREAKLTPANPAVLRRDEDTFYPLSDGETTMAVTFGDKSQTIPVKVAQAKTQLPLSFRLDVMPVFLRAGCNTGSCHGSSRGKDGFRISIFGFDPDGDHFRLTREMVGRRINLAVPADSTLLEKSIGAVQHTGGKRFEAGSEMYRIIHEWIEKGANNDDVSKLPTVLGVDIYPKNGVLDGKGSRQQMTVRARYSDGTDRDVTKLSLFQTNNESSAAVTPEGLVTAGDRGEAFVMARFETHTVGSQFIVLPKGLKFAYPSEPEANYIDKLVAAKLQKLRIAPSGVCDDDAFLRRVYLDVVGLTPTTDEYTKFITSTDPAKRAKVIDELLERKEFSEIWVSQWAELLQIRSTITVSYKSMFLYYNWLVEQLSKNMPMDQMVQELLGANGGTFKNPATNFYQTTTETLPLTESVAQVFMGMRIQCAQCHNHPFDRWTQDDYYGFAAFFSQIGRKQAEDFRELIVFNSGGGEMNHPVGGRVMPPKFLGGEAPDVKGKDRRVVLAKWLASPQNPWFASSFANRVWAHFTGVGIVEPVDDFRVSNPASNPELLEALGKRFTETKYDLKALVRDICNSRTYQRVTTRNESNTGDERNFSHALVRRIKAESLLDTISQVTETKDKFAGLPVGARAVQIADGGNSTYFLTTFGRATRETPCSCEVKMEPTLSQALHLLNGDTVNAKIQQGGVIKKLMESKKFPEERITDLYIRTLARKPTKEELDKIVPSLAKAPDQAQALGDIFWALLNSREFLFNH, encoded by the coding sequence ATGCCTGAGATTCCGGCGACGCCGATCGCTCCCGAGCCTGCGCCGACGGTCGGTCTGACGCAGATCCAGGTCTTTCCCGACGTGATCCATCTGACGACGGCCCGCGATCGCCAGTCGATCGTGGTCCAGGCGTCGTACGCCGACGGCATCACCCGCGACGTGACGCGCGAGGCGAAGCTGACTCCCGCCAACCCGGCGGTCCTTCGCCGCGATGAGGATACGTTCTATCCGCTGAGCGACGGCGAGACGACCATGGCCGTGACGTTCGGCGACAAGTCGCAGACCATCCCGGTCAAGGTGGCGCAGGCGAAGACGCAGTTGCCGCTCAGCTTCCGGCTCGACGTGATGCCGGTCTTCCTGCGGGCCGGCTGCAATACGGGAAGCTGCCACGGCTCGTCGCGCGGCAAGGACGGCTTCCGGATCTCGATCTTCGGCTTCGACCCCGACGGCGACCACTTCCGCCTGACCCGCGAGATGGTCGGCCGGCGGATCAACCTGGCCGTCCCCGCCGACAGCACGCTCCTCGAAAAATCGATCGGCGCGGTGCAGCACACCGGCGGCAAGCGGTTCGAGGCCGGCAGCGAGATGTACCGGATCATTCACGAGTGGATTGAGAAGGGCGCCAACAACGACGACGTGAGCAAGCTGCCCACCGTCCTCGGCGTCGACATCTATCCCAAGAACGGCGTGCTCGACGGCAAGGGGTCGCGGCAGCAGATGACGGTGCGGGCGCGCTACTCCGACGGCACCGACCGCGACGTCACCAAGCTGTCGCTCTTCCAGACGAACAACGAGTCATCCGCCGCCGTCACGCCCGAGGGTCTGGTGACCGCCGGCGATCGCGGCGAGGCGTTCGTGATGGCTCGGTTCGAGACCCACACGGTCGGCTCGCAGTTCATCGTCCTGCCCAAGGGGCTCAAGTTCGCGTACCCGAGCGAGCCCGAGGCCAACTACATCGACAAGCTCGTCGCCGCGAAGCTCCAGAAGCTGCGCATCGCCCCGTCGGGCGTCTGCGACGACGACGCCTTCCTGCGCCGGGTGTACCTCGACGTCGTCGGCCTGACGCCGACCACCGACGAGTACACCAAGTTCATCACCTCGACCGATCCGGCCAAGCGGGCCAAGGTGATCGACGAGCTGCTCGAGCGCAAGGAGTTCTCCGAGATCTGGGTCAGCCAGTGGGCGGAGCTGCTCCAGATCCGGTCGACGATCACGGTCAGCTACAAGTCGATGTTCCTGTATTACAACTGGCTCGTCGAGCAACTCTCGAAGAACATGCCGATGGACCAGATGGTTCAAGAGCTTCTCGGCGCCAACGGCGGCACGTTCAAGAACCCGGCGACGAACTTCTACCAGACGACGACCGAGACGCTGCCGCTCACCGAGAGCGTGGCCCAGGTCTTCATGGGCATGCGAATCCAGTGCGCCCAGTGCCACAACCACCCGTTCGACCGCTGGACGCAGGACGACTACTACGGGTTCGCCGCGTTCTTCTCGCAGATCGGCCGCAAGCAGGCCGAGGACTTCCGCGAGCTGATCGTCTTCAACTCCGGCGGCGGCGAGATGAACCACCCGGTCGGCGGCCGGGTCATGCCTCCCAAGTTCCTGGGGGGAGAGGCCCCCGACGTCAAGGGCAAGGACCGCCGCGTGGTCCTGGCCAAGTGGCTCGCCTCGCCCCAGAACCCGTGGTTCGCGTCGTCGTTCGCCAACCGCGTCTGGGCCCACTTCACGGGCGTCGGCATCGTCGAGCCGGTCGACGACTTCCGGGTCAGCAACCCCGCGTCGAACCCCGAATTGCTCGAAGCCCTCGGCAAGCGGTTCACCGAGACGAAGTACGACCTCAAGGCCCTCGTCCGCGACATCTGCAACTCGCGCACTTACCAGCGCGTGACCACCCGCAACGAGAGCAACACCGGCGACGAGCGCAACTTCTCCCACGCCCTGGTCCGGCGGATCAAAGCCGAGAGCCTGCTCGACACGATCAGCCAGGTGACCGAGACGAAGGACAAGTTCGCGGGCCTGCCGGTCGGCGCCCGCGCCGTGCAGATCGCCGACGGCGGCAACTCGACCTACTTCCTGACGACCTTCGGCCGGGCCACGCGGGAGACCCCCTGCTCGTGCGAGGTCAAGATGGAGCCGACCCTCTCGCAGGCGCTCCACCTGCTCAATGGCGACACGGTCAACGCCAAGATCCAGCAGGGGGGCGTGATCAAGAAGCTGATGGAGTCGAAGAAGTTCCCCGAGGAGCGGATCACCGACCTCTACATCCGCACCCTGGCCCGCAAGCCGACCAAGGAAGAGCTCGACAAGATCGTTCCGTCGCTGGCCAAGGCGCCCGACCAGGCGCAGGCGCTCGGCGACATCTTCTGGGCCCTGCTGAACAGCCGCGAGTTCCTCTTCAACCATTGA
- a CDS encoding c-type cytochrome domain-containing protein → MRSRISAVLSSVAFLCVAPVALADDKAAEKITFADHVSQVFRSRCGACHNPDKAKGGLNLETYSGAMQGGGSGKVIEPGDPDGSSILGLILQTDEPKMPPKSEKIPDAEIDLIRKWIAGGALETSGSVATVKAKPKFEMKLDPSALGKPAGEPAMPHDLLTEPFVPQAHPSAVVALAASPWAPLLAVGGHKQVLLYRTTDHHLMGVLPFPEGTIHVLKFSRNGDILLAAGGRGGQSGLAVGFNVKTGQRVFEVGKEYDAVIAADISPDHGQVALGGPSRILRIYNTADNSLVYEMKKHTEWVTAVEFSPDGVLLASGDRNNGLMVWETATGREFHDLRGHNTALTDVSWRADSNVLASSSEDGTVKLWEMENGTAIKNIAAHGPGASSVRFAKDGRLVTSGRDRVVRIWDQNGGKQLEFEAFNDLALRAVFTHDEAAVAGAGWMGDIRLWNAKDGHRLTVLAPNPAPIAVRIDQTQQAMTAATAEAAALSKELPPLQTAAAAATDVQAKAQQAATAAEQAAAQQAAVVVESEKVVNAKVAVLQDASATAGAAEQIAGQSQAAQAAAEKAVADTTAAEKAAADALAASKTAVEKALADKTANDPALAAAAAALKTAADAAATVKAADELVKQSQRATELIQAVAAAGRRQADALAALNVATAAKAAAPAAVAPAQSRNKAAQIGLVAAKAAAKAVELEKAAADKALADARAASATATAAVAGVKKNLEIATAGKAAADKALADKAGPAAAVQAKAVALKAELDLLAVEKQRADASKAGLAAAANTGDAQAKRE, encoded by the coding sequence ATGCGATCTCGAATCTCGGCCGTCCTCTCGTCCGTGGCCTTCCTCTGCGTCGCTCCGGTCGCGCTCGCCGATGACAAGGCCGCGGAGAAGATCACCTTCGCCGACCACGTCTCGCAGGTCTTCCGGAGCCGTTGCGGGGCGTGCCACAACCCCGACAAGGCGAAGGGGGGCCTGAACCTGGAAACCTACAGCGGGGCCATGCAGGGAGGCGGCTCGGGCAAGGTGATCGAGCCCGGCGACCCGGACGGCAGCTCGATCCTCGGCCTGATCCTTCAGACCGACGAACCCAAGATGCCCCCGAAGTCGGAGAAGATCCCCGACGCCGAGATCGACCTGATCCGCAAGTGGATCGCCGGCGGCGCGCTCGAGACCTCGGGCAGCGTGGCGACGGTCAAGGCCAAGCCCAAGTTCGAGATGAAGCTCGACCCGTCGGCCCTCGGCAAGCCCGCCGGCGAACCCGCCATGCCCCACGACCTGCTCACCGAGCCGTTCGTCCCTCAGGCGCACCCCAGCGCCGTGGTGGCGCTGGCCGCGAGCCCCTGGGCGCCGCTGCTGGCCGTGGGCGGTCACAAGCAGGTGCTCCTCTACCGCACGACCGACCATCACCTGATGGGGGTCCTGCCGTTCCCCGAGGGGACGATCCACGTCCTCAAGTTCAGCCGCAACGGCGACATCCTCCTGGCCGCCGGCGGCCGTGGCGGCCAGTCGGGCCTGGCCGTGGGCTTCAACGTCAAGACCGGCCAGCGCGTCTTCGAGGTCGGCAAGGAATACGACGCCGTGATCGCCGCCGACATCAGCCCCGACCACGGCCAGGTCGCCCTCGGCGGCCCCAGCCGGATTCTCCGGATCTACAACACGGCCGACAACAGCCTCGTGTACGAGATGAAGAAGCACACCGAGTGGGTCACCGCCGTCGAGTTCAGCCCCGACGGCGTCCTCCTCGCCAGCGGCGACCGTAACAACGGCCTGATGGTCTGGGAGACCGCCACCGGGCGCGAGTTCCACGACCTTCGCGGCCATAACACCGCACTCACTGACGTCTCCTGGCGGGCGGACTCCAACGTCCTCGCCTCGTCGAGCGAGGACGGCACGGTCAAACTCTGGGAGATGGAGAACGGCACGGCGATCAAGAACATCGCCGCCCACGGCCCCGGCGCCTCTTCGGTCCGGTTCGCTAAGGACGGCCGCCTCGTCACCTCGGGTCGCGACCGCGTCGTCCGGATCTGGGATCAGAACGGCGGCAAGCAACTCGAATTCGAGGCGTTCAACGACCTGGCCCTCCGCGCCGTCTTCACCCACGACGAGGCCGCCGTCGCCGGCGCCGGCTGGATGGGCGACATCCGACTCTGGAACGCCAAGGACGGCCACCGGCTGACCGTCCTCGCGCCCAACCCCGCCCCGATCGCCGTCCGGATCGACCAGACCCAGCAGGCCATGACGGCCGCCACGGCGGAGGCCGCGGCGCTCTCCAAGGAGCTTCCGCCGCTCCAGACCGCCGCCGCCGCCGCGACCGACGTCCAGGCCAAGGCCCAGCAGGCCGCCACGGCGGCTGAACAGGCCGCCGCCCAGCAGGCGGCCGTCGTCGTCGAGAGCGAGAAGGTCGTGAACGCCAAGGTCGCCGTCCTCCAAGACGCCTCGGCCACCGCCGGGGCCGCCGAGCAGATCGCCGGCCAGTCGCAAGCCGCGCAGGCCGCCGCCGAGAAGGCCGTCGCCGACACGACCGCCGCCGAAAAAGCCGCGGCCGACGCCCTCGCCGCCTCCAAGACGGCCGTCGAGAAGGCGCTGGCCGACAAGACGGCCAACGATCCCGCCCTCGCCGCGGCCGCCGCCGCGCTCAAGACGGCCGCCGACGCCGCCGCGACCGTCAAGGCCGCCGACGAGTTGGTCAAGCAATCCCAGCGCGCGACCGAGCTGATCCAGGCCGTCGCCGCCGCCGGTCGTCGCCAGGCCGACGCCCTGGCCGCCCTCAACGTCGCGACGGCCGCCAAGGCCGCCGCACCGGCGGCCGTCGCCCCGGCTCAGTCGCGCAACAAGGCCGCCCAGATCGGCCTGGTTGCGGCGAAGGCCGCGGCCAAGGCCGTCGAACTGGAGAAGGCCGCCGCAGACAAGGCCCTCGCCGACGCCCGCGCGGCCTCCGCGACCGCCACGGCCGCCGTCGCCGGCGTCAAGAAGAACCTCGAAATCGCGACCGCCGGCAAGGCCGCCGCCGACAAGGCCCTCGCCGACAAGGCCGGGCCCGCCGCCGCCGTCCAGGCGAAGGCCGTCGCCCTCAAGGCCGAACTCGACCTCCTCGCCGTCGAGAAGCAGCGGGCCGACGCCTCCAAGGCCGGCCTCGCCGCCGCTGCGAACACCGGCGACGCCCAGGCCAAACGCGAGTAA